A section of the Cottoperca gobio chromosome 17, fCotGob3.1, whole genome shotgun sequence genome encodes:
- the thpo gene encoding thrombopoietin: protein MALSRLLLLCMVASELLDAETKPIEFVCNKGARRAMNIVAEMESALSECYRLTTLSTPVQLPCTELHVASWENITQQEKRGDIVASLRLLNEGVKVVKAPGLPGCVTSLLQRLENNINNYLLILTHLQLSVSSAHSDKLHANKHKTTHFGDLSGPVLSPTLSCVPRSTQSLSTVLLNYNQLISGKLERFVINLEDRCISH from the exons ATGGCGTTAAGCA GACTCCTTCTGCtctgtatggtagcctctgagcTGTTGGATGCTGAGACCAAACCCATAGAATTTGTGTGTAATAAAGGCGCCAGGCGGGCTATGAATATTGTGGCAGAGATGGAGAGTGCACTG AGTGAATGTTACCGCTTGACGACGCTCTCCACACCGGTTCAGCTACCCTGTACTGAGCTTCATGTTGCATCTTGGGAAAACATAACA cagcaggagaagagaggagacataGTTGCATCCTTGAGGCTTCTTAATGAAGGTGTGAAGGTTGTGAAGGCCCCAGGCCTGCCAGGATGTGTCACTTCCCTACTGCAGAGACTGGagaacaacatcaacaactacCTGCTCATTCTCACACACCTTCAGCTGAGTGTAAGTAGCGCTCACAGTGACAAACTGCATGCAAACAAGCACAAAACCACTCATTTCGGTGATTTGTCA GGGCCAGTGTTGAGTCCAACACTGTCTTGTGTTCCTCGAAGCACCCAGAGTCTGAGCACAGTCCTGTTGAACTACAACCAACTGATCTCAGGCAAACTGGAGCGGTTTGTGATTAACCTGGAAGACAGATGCATTTCCCattaa
- the clcn2a gene encoding LOW QUALITY PROTEIN: chloride channel protein 2a (The sequence of the model RefSeq protein was modified relative to this genomic sequence to represent the inferred CDS: deleted 1 base in 1 codon), whose amino-acid sequence MEQMYGRYTQELGVYAKEEAARLRDGGVRDGGGLRRNTSVRSRAADLLDYEKDPCAKCHLCASRCQKFLISRVGEDWIFLILLGLLMALVSWVMDYAIAFCQEAQKWMYGGLDSNMLLQYIAWVTYPVVLITFSAGFTQILAPQAVGSGIPEMKTILRGVVLKEYLTFKTFVAKVIGLTCALGSGMPLGKEGPFVHVASLCAALLSKFMAPLFGRIYMEEPFEGSKNELRNTEMLSAACAVGVGCCFAAPIGGVLFSIEVTSTFFAVRNYWRGFFAATFSAFIFRVLAVWNQEEETITALFKTRFRLDFPFDLQELPAFAILGIACGFGGALFVYLNRLIVECMRKQKTINKFLLRKRLVYPALVTLLVSTLTFPPGFGQFMAGQLTQHESLVALFDNRTWCRHGVAEEFDYISHHNGWKHPQVNVFITLILFIIMKFWMSAVATTMPVPCGAFMPVFLIGAAFGRLVGEIMATMFPDGIHADGSVYPIVPGGYAVVGAAALSGAVTHTVSTAVIVFELTGQISHILPVMIAVILANAVAQSLQPSLYDSIIRIKKLPYLPELGMGHHEKYNIRVEDIMVRDVRYITLNSCYRDLQEMLLTGQLKTLALVESSDSMILLGSIERLQLQSLLSIQLGRQQRLEYLRQLAQDNGMHDHLASLTTDSTPSSPCSHTNINASTNTSARQAVRFLVSTQQISTEESSSFSPVVSNAQLPLKSALKTVSAISDTETPNSSQTLSCADHDKEVLESPAGPAPSENRKPKRVRISMADSTEVEDGMTPSDIAEWEEQQLDEPVDFKNCKIDPAPFQLVEQTSLHKTHTIFSLLGLDHAYVTSMGRLVGVVSLKELRKAIEGSVTVTGVKVRPPLASFRDSGNSTSVSEVTELHKLCIRHRGLSLPREPNPPDVADQPDLSYKEIPVNFSDQSNLQFETSPGDVSSQSSELVLQESPSFTEDPSDFTFDCSPSHTEESELACDYDPPTHTPEPDDTEQAQGSPSLNNDQSEPEGQGIPVHTKDQSE is encoded by the exons atggaacAG ATGTATGGGCGGTACACCCAGGAGCTGGGTGTGTATGCCAAGGAGGAAGCGGCCCGCCTACGTGATGGAGGTGTGCGGGATGGCGGAGGACTGCGGAGGAACACCAGC GTTCGCAGTCGTGCTGCAGATCTGCTGGACTATGAGAAAGACCCTTGTGCAAAGTGCCATT TGTGTGCGTCTCGCTGCCAGAAGTTCCTGATCTCGCGGGTGGGGGAGGACTGGATCTTCCTCATTCTGCTGGGTCTGCTCATGGCTCTGGTCAGCTGGGTCATGGACTACGCCATCGCCTTCTGCCAAGAAG cacagAAGTGGATGTATGGTGGACTGGACAGCAACATGCTTCTGCAGTACATCGCCTGGGTCACCTACCCTGTAGTGCTCATCACTTTCTCAGCAGGATTCACTCAGATACTGGCCCCTCAGGCTGTgg GTTCAGGTATTCCTGAGATGAAGACGATACTGAGAGGTGTCGTACTTAAGGAGTACCTGACGTTCAAGACGTTTGTGGCCAAAGTCATCGGTCTGACCTGTGCTCTGGGCAGTGGGATGCCTCTGGGGAAGGAG GGACCCTTCGTTCATGTCGCCAGTCTGTGCGCCGCTCTCCTGAGCAAGTTCATGGCTCCTCTTTTTGGTCGGATTTACATG GAAGAGCCCTTTGAGGGAAGCAAG AACGAGCTGAGGAACACGGAGATGCTGTCGGCTGCCTGTGCAGTGGGTGTGGGTTGCTGCTTCGCTGCCCCTATTGGAG GGGTGCTGTTCAGCATTGAGGTCACTTCAACGTTTTTTGCGGTAAGGAACTACTGGAGGGGCTTCTTTGCTGCCACCTTCAGTGCCTTCATATTCAGAGTGCTGGCGGTGTGGAACCAGGAGGAAG aaACCATCACTGCTCTCTTTAAGACCCGTTTCCGTCTAGACTTCCCGTTTGACCTTCAGGAGCTGCCGGCGTTCGCCATCCTCGG GATTGCCTGTGGTTTTGGTGGGGCTCTCTTTGTCTACCTGAACCGGCTGATTGTAGAGTGCATGAGGAAGCAGAAGACTATTAACAAGTTCTTGCTGAGGAA GCGTCTGGTGTATCCCGCACTCGTCACCCTGCTGGTCTCCACTCTCACGTTCCCTCCGGGTTTCGGGCAGTTCATGGCCGGACAG CTGACGCAGCACGAGTCTCTGGTCGCACTGTTTGACAACCGCACGTGGTGCCGCCACGGCGTAGCAGAGGAGTTCGATTACATCAGCCACCACAACGGCTGGAAACACCCGCAGGTCAACGTCTTCATCACACTCATCCTCTTTATCATCATGAAG TTCTGGATGTCTGCCGTGGCCACCACCATGCCTGTTCCGTGCGGAGCCTTCATGCCAGTTTTTCTTATCG GTGCAGCATTTGGCAGACTTGTTGGAGAAATCATGGCAACCATGTTTCCTGATGGCATACATGCTGACGGCAGCGTGTATCCCATAGTTCCTGGTGGTTATGCTGTAGTCG GCGCTGCAGCGTTGTCTGGAGCCGTCACCCACACTGTATCCACAGCAGTCATCGTGTTTGAGCTGACTGGTCAGATCTCCCACATCCTGCCTGTGATGATCGCAGTGATCCTGGCCAACGCCGTGGCCCAGTCGCTCCAACCATCACTGTACGACTCAATCATCCGCATCAAGAAACTCCCTTATCTGCCTGAACTCGGCATGGGACATCACGA GAAGTATAATATCCGTGTGGAGGACATTATGGTCAGGGATGTGCGCTACATCACTCTGAACTCTTGCTATCGGGACCTGCAGGAGATGCTGCTGACCGGTCAGCTCAAGACACTGGCTCTGGTTGAGTCCAGTG aCTCTATGATCCTGCTCGGCTCCATAGAGCGACTGCAGCTCCAGTCGCTGCTCTCTATTCAGCTGGGCCGCCAGCAGAGGCTGGAGTACCTCCGCCAGCTGGCCCAGGACAACGGCATGCACGATCACCTGGCCAGCCTGACCACCGACAGCACGCCCAGCTCCCCCTGCTCTCACACCAACATCAACGCCTCGACCAACACCAGCGCACGGCAAGCGGTCCGCTTCCTGGTGAGCACCCAACAG ATCTCCACAGAGGAGTCTTCCTCCTTCAGCCCAGTGGTTTCCAACGCTCAACTTCCTCTGAAATCTGCCTTGAAAACTGTGTCTGCCATCAGCGACACAGAGACGCCAAATA GCTCTCAGACCCTGTCCTGTGCTGACCACGACAAGGAGGTGCTGgag AGCCCAGCAGGGCCGGCTCCTTCTGAAAACCGAAAACCCAAACGAGTGAGGATCTCCATGGCG GACTCTACTGAAGTGGAAGATGGCATGACCCCATCAGAC ATAGCAGAGTGGGAGGAGCAGCAGCTTGATGAGCCTGTGGATTTCAAGAACTGCAAGATTGATCCCGCTCCCTTTCAGCTGGTGGAGCAAACATCTCTGCACAAG ACTCACAccatcttctctctgctgggtctggatcaCGCGTATGTGACCAGCATGGGACGTCTGGTTGGAGTGGTTTCTCTCAAAGAG CTGCGCAAGGCCATCGAGGGCTCAGTGACAGTGACTGGAGTAAAAGTGCGCCCCCCGTTGGCCAGTTTCCGTGACAGTGGGAACAGCACCAGCGTATCCGAGGTAACAGAACTACACAAGCTGTGTATCCGCCACAGGGGGCTCTCGTTGCCAAGGGAACCCAACCCTCCAGACGTGGCGGACCAGCCAGATCTCTCGTACAAAGAGATCCCCGTCAACTTCTCGGACCAATCAAATTTGCAGTTTGAA
- the LOC115021988 gene encoding zona pellucida sperm-binding protein 4-like, whose translation MELFRCLFSVAVVLALACDVTAQHPWTLPLQKHQTTLPPQPMTVLPPTAAFDKCQVEHADKIQCGTQDIAAEHCDSINCCFDGRQCYYGKAVTVQCTRDGQFVVVMSRDATMPNIDLDSVSLLESNDPSCSPVGVTAAFAIFQFPATACGTTLKEERGYVVYENHMSSSYEVGIGPRGSITRDSHFELLFQCRYSGTAVESLVMEVNAVPPPVAVAATGSFRVELRLGNGLCHSMGCVEEVAMYSSFYSQADYPITKVLREPVYVQVNIMERSDPNLVLTLEHCWATSTPSPHSQPQWDLLVAGCPYHDDRYLTTLVSVDASSGLQYPTHYKRFIVKMFTFVDQHTFSTLNDMVFIHCATAVCYPSNTNSCEQQCQRQRRAVAAVRNDSSSQRAIISSGQVILTEQMTSAPNTTSRR comes from the exons ATGGAGCTTTTCAGGTGCCTGTTTAGTGTGGCTGTTGTTTTGGCTTTGGCTTGTGATGTTACTGCTCAGCATCCCTGGACTCTGCCGCTGCAGAAACACCAAACTACTCTTCCTCCTCAACCGATGACGGTTCTGCCACCTACAGCTGCCTTTGATAAATGCCAGGTGGAGCATGCTGACAAGATCCAGTGCGGGACTCAAGACATCGCTGCTGAGCATTGTGATAGCATAAACTGCTGCTTTGATGGCCGACAGTGCTACTATGGGAAAGCAG TGACTGTGCAGTGTACCAGGGATGGCCAGTTTGTAGTGGTTATGTCTCGAGATGCCACTATGCCCAACATAGATTTGGATTCAGTCAGCCTGCTGGAATCTAACGACCCCTCGTGTAGCCCTGTGGGCGTCACTGCGGCCTTTGCCATCTTCCAGTTTCCTGCGACTGCGTGTGGCACTACACTCAAG gaggaaCGGGGTTACGTGGTGTACGAGAACCACATGTCTTCTTCATATGAAGTAGGAATTGGACCCAGAGGCTCTATCACCAGGGACAGCCATTTTGA GTTATTGTTTCAGTGTAGGTATTCTGGCACAGCTGTAGAGTCTCTCGTCATGGAGGTGAATGCTGTTCCTCCACCAGTGGCTGTCGCTGCTACAGGTTCCTTCAGAGTGGAGCTCCGACTGGGCAATGGTCTGTGTCACTCAATGGGATGTGTGGAAG AAGTGGCAATGTATAGCTCCTTCTACTCTCAAGCCGACTACCCAATCACTAAAGTGCTGAGAGAACCAGTCTATGTTCAGGTGAACATCATGGAGAGGTCTGACCCAAACCTTGTCCTGACCCTGGAGCACTGCTGGGCCACATCCACCCCAAGCCCTCACAGTCAGCCTCAGTGGGACCTTCTGGTTGCTGG GTGTCCCTACCATGACGACCGTTACTTGACCACACTGGTGTCTGTGGATGCCTCCTCTGGACTTCAATACCCAACGCACTACAAACGTTTCATTGTCAAAATGTTCACTTTTGTGGATCAACACACCTTTTCTACTCTGAACGATATG GTCTTCATCCATTGCGCAACAGCTGTGTGCTATCCCAGCAACACCAACTCCTGTGAACAGCAATGCCAACGGCAAC GAAGAGCTGTAGCTGCAGTGAGGAACGATTCCTCAAGTCAGAGGGCTATAATCTCAAGCGGACAGGTGATCCTGACTGAGCAGATGACATCCGCTCCCAACACCACATCAAGGAGATGA